One region of Mycolicibacterium insubricum genomic DNA includes:
- a CDS encoding M24 family metallopeptidase: MLDAQRRAEELFDEIVRRGLIRPGIGERALADEIRDLAAEQFAVRRHWHKRIVRSGENTLTTARDNPEDRVIGDDDIVFLDLGPIFEEWEADFGRTYVLGDDPRKHALRDDLPRIWAAARAHFDARPEITGEQLHEHVVGLSRDAGWAFGGAIAGHLVGEFPHEKIPGNEVDSYAAPGSVRPMRRNDQSGRRCHWILEVHLVDPAGGFGGFHEQLLDL, encoded by the coding sequence TTGCTCGACGCGCAACGCCGGGCGGAGGAGCTCTTCGACGAGATCGTCCGGCGCGGCCTGATCCGGCCCGGCATCGGCGAACGGGCGCTGGCCGACGAGATCCGCGACCTGGCCGCCGAACAGTTCGCTGTGCGAAGGCACTGGCACAAGCGCATCGTGCGGTCGGGGGAGAACACCCTGACGACCGCTCGGGACAACCCCGAGGACCGGGTGATCGGCGACGACGACATCGTCTTCCTCGACCTCGGCCCGATCTTCGAAGAATGGGAAGCCGACTTCGGCCGCACCTACGTCCTCGGCGACGACCCCCGCAAACATGCCCTGCGCGACGACCTGCCCAGGATCTGGGCGGCGGCGCGGGCGCACTTCGACGCCCGCCCCGAGATCACCGGCGAGCAGCTGCACGAGCACGTGGTGGGCCTCAGTCGTGACGCCGGCTGGGCATTCGGCGGCGCCATCGCCGGGCACCTGGTGGGAGAGTTCCCGCACGAGAAGATCCCCGGCAACGAGGTCGACTCCTATGCCGCACCCGGGTCGGTCCGCCCCATGCGCCGAAATGACCAGTCCGGCAGGAGATGTCACTGGATCCTCGAGGTGCACCTGGTCGATCCCGCCGGTGGGTTCGGCGGTTTCCACGAGCAACTGCTCGATCTGTAG
- a CDS encoding oxygenase MpaB family protein → MPITAETRPTPIPSRHPAGPRSAPAGVEAIARLLRLPTLGAEQFRRYGELLTVGDAPMDDLVAWMHTDAPPEAREMFERALEHGISQVADAPAPLREFFDAVETVPDWVDFDRIDLGAAALRSGGSDGLAIARDVALFGGYLFSGFNQTLLRTGALEKGSNRRFAETSQWALDVMTPGGLRPGGIGYRSTLRVRLIHSMVRRHVSAMEDWDPGAFGLPVNQTDMAATLVGALIAPTAAGLGMGMALNPRKYSAVALHCRWVGTLMGVADDLLPTGYLDGVRILAQTSQVLAVRDETSPILARPMISDPLSWNFDHLPTLRRRIAQSQHRSVSTAFLGRRAMRQLGTRPSLIPWYPMLRLPVNLVRSALAQLPGGRWRAATRGARENAAFMRMLLTDEATIGESARHVTT, encoded by the coding sequence ATGCCCATCACGGCCGAAACCCGACCAACGCCCATCCCCAGCCGGCACCCCGCCGGACCGCGATCGGCACCCGCGGGCGTCGAAGCGATCGCGAGACTGCTGCGGCTGCCCACCCTGGGTGCTGAGCAGTTCCGCCGCTACGGCGAACTGCTGACAGTCGGCGATGCACCGATGGACGACCTGGTCGCCTGGATGCACACCGACGCCCCGCCCGAAGCCCGGGAAATGTTCGAACGAGCCTTGGAGCACGGTATTTCGCAGGTGGCCGATGCCCCTGCGCCGCTGCGCGAGTTCTTCGACGCGGTGGAGACCGTCCCGGATTGGGTCGACTTCGACCGGATCGACCTGGGCGCTGCGGCGCTGCGCAGCGGCGGATCCGACGGGCTGGCCATAGCGCGGGACGTCGCACTGTTCGGCGGGTATCTGTTCTCCGGCTTCAACCAGACCCTGCTGCGCACCGGAGCTTTGGAGAAGGGCTCCAATCGGCGCTTCGCCGAAACCTCACAGTGGGCTCTGGACGTCATGACGCCCGGGGGACTGCGGCCCGGTGGCATCGGCTACCGGTCGACGCTGCGGGTGCGGCTGATCCACAGCATGGTCCGCCGTCACGTTTCGGCGATGGAGGATTGGGATCCGGGCGCGTTCGGACTGCCGGTCAACCAGACCGATATGGCGGCCACCCTGGTCGGGGCTCTGATTGCACCGACGGCGGCCGGTCTCGGCATGGGTATGGCGCTCAATCCGCGGAAGTATTCGGCGGTCGCCCTGCACTGCCGGTGGGTCGGCACGCTGATGGGCGTCGCCGACGACCTGCTGCCCACCGGGTACCTCGACGGCGTGCGCATCCTGGCGCAGACCTCGCAGGTGCTGGCCGTCCGGGACGAAACCAGCCCGATCCTGGCAAGGCCCATGATCTCCGACCCGTTGAGCTGGAACTTCGATCACCTACCGACGCTGCGCCGACGCATCGCACAATCCCAGCACCGCTCCGTCTCGACGGCATTTCTGGGTCGGCGGGCCATGCGTCAGCTCGGCACCCGCCCGTCGTTGATCCCGTGGTATCCGATGCTGCGGCTACCGGTGAACCTGGTGCGCTCGGCACTCGCGCAGCTGCCGGGTGGACGCTGGCGCGCCGCAACCCGTGGTGCCCGGGAGAACGCCGCATTCATGCGGATGCTGCTCACGGACGAGGCCACCATCGGCGAATCCGCGCGGCACGTGACGACCTGA
- a CDS encoding TetR/AcrR family transcriptional regulator: MRVAVRSKPRLDGEPTAEGKVDARTERWREHRKKVRSEIVDAAFRAIDRCGPNVSVREIAEEAGTAKPKIYRHFTDKSDLFQAVGERLRDMLWAQIYPAVDVANDPAADVVRGMMEAYVSLVDEHPNVLRFVLAGRFPDQAEAAKRAVNEGRDITLAMAELFNNELLDLQLDHDTLELAAFATFGTASSATDWWLGPEPDSERRMPKEQFVAHLTTIMLGAITGTTAVLGVRIDPDLPIHQAVRRSPEP; encoded by the coding sequence GTGCGTGTTGCGGTGCGATCGAAGCCCCGGCTCGACGGTGAGCCCACCGCCGAGGGGAAGGTCGACGCCCGCACCGAGCGTTGGCGCGAACACCGCAAGAAGGTCCGGTCCGAGATCGTCGACGCGGCCTTCCGCGCCATCGACCGATGCGGCCCCAACGTCAGTGTCCGGGAGATCGCCGAAGAGGCCGGGACCGCCAAGCCGAAGATCTACCGCCACTTCACCGACAAGTCGGACCTGTTCCAGGCCGTGGGGGAGCGGCTGCGCGACATGCTGTGGGCGCAGATCTACCCCGCCGTCGACGTCGCCAACGACCCGGCCGCCGACGTCGTGCGCGGAATGATGGAGGCCTACGTCTCGCTGGTCGACGAACATCCCAACGTGCTGCGCTTCGTGTTGGCCGGCCGTTTTCCCGATCAGGCCGAGGCGGCCAAGCGCGCCGTCAACGAGGGCCGCGACATCACTCTGGCGATGGCCGAGCTGTTCAACAACGAGCTGCTCGACCTGCAGCTGGACCACGACACGCTGGAGCTGGCCGCGTTCGCGACGTTCGGCACCGCGTCCTCGGCGACCGACTGGTGGCTGGGCCCGGAACCCGACAGTGAGCGGCGGATGCCCAAGGAGCAGTTCGTCGCTCACCTCACCACCATCATGCTGGGCGCGATCACCGGTACCACCGCCGTGCTCGGCGTCCGGATCGACCCCGATCTGCCGATTCACCAGGCCGTCCGCCGTTCCCCGGAGCCCTGA
- the nrdF gene encoding class 1b ribonucleoside-diphosphate reductase subunit beta — MSEGMKLVDRVSAINWNRLADDKDAEVWDRLTGNFWLPEKVPVSNDIPSWGTLTAHEKQLTMRVFTGLTMLDTIQGTVGAVSLIPDALTPHEEAVYTNIAFMESVHAKSYSSIFSTLCSTSEIDDAFRWSEENPNLQRKAEIVLQYYKGDEPLKRKVASTLLESFLFYSGFYLPMYWSSRAKLTNTADMIRLIIRDEAVHGYYIGYKFQKGLALVDEAKRAELKDYTYELLFELYDNEVEYTQDLYDEVGLTEDVKKFLRYNANKALMNLGYEALFPRDETDVNPAILSALSPNADENHDFFSGSGSSYVIGKAVVTEDEDWDF, encoded by the coding sequence ATGTCTGAGGGTATGAAGCTCGTCGACCGTGTTTCGGCGATCAACTGGAACCGGCTGGCCGACGACAAGGACGCCGAGGTCTGGGACCGGCTGACCGGCAACTTCTGGCTGCCCGAGAAGGTGCCGGTGTCCAACGACATCCCGTCCTGGGGCACGCTGACCGCGCACGAGAAGCAGCTGACCATGCGGGTGTTCACCGGCCTGACCATGCTGGACACCATCCAGGGCACCGTCGGTGCGGTCAGCCTGATCCCGGACGCGCTGACCCCGCACGAGGAAGCCGTCTACACCAACATCGCGTTCATGGAATCGGTGCACGCCAAGAGCTACAGCTCGATCTTCTCCACGCTGTGCTCCACCAGTGAGATCGACGACGCCTTCCGCTGGTCGGAGGAGAACCCGAACCTGCAGCGCAAGGCCGAGATCGTGCTGCAGTACTACAAGGGCGACGAGCCGCTCAAGCGCAAGGTGGCCTCCACGCTGCTGGAGAGCTTCCTGTTCTACTCCGGCTTCTACCTGCCGATGTACTGGAGCAGCCGCGCCAAGCTCACCAACACCGCCGACATGATCCGGCTGATCATCCGCGACGAGGCGGTACACGGCTACTACATCGGTTACAAGTTCCAGAAGGGCCTGGCGCTGGTCGACGAGGCCAAGCGCGCCGAGCTCAAGGACTACACCTACGAGCTGCTCTTCGAGCTCTACGACAACGAGGTGGAGTACACCCAGGACCTCTACGACGAGGTCGGGCTGACCGAGGACGTCAAGAAGTTCCTGCGCTACAACGCCAACAAGGCCCTGATGAACCTGGGTTATGAGGCCCTGTTCCCACGGGACGAGACCGACGTCAACCCGGCCATCCTGAGTGCGCTGAGCCCCAACGCCGACGAAAACCACGACTTCTTCTCGGGTTCCGGCTCGTCCTACGTCATCGGCAAGGCCGTCGTCACCGAGGACGAGGACTGGGACTTCTGA
- a CDS encoding DUF3349 domain-containing protein produces the protein MSVASLFESVLDWLRGGYPEGVPGPDRVPLLALLRDTPLSDEEIRSVVRAITAPESTALADGEISPDEIEAFIAEVAHREVEPSEVRRVAAKLAASGWPLAGTDGGSR, from the coding sequence GTGAGCGTCGCATCGTTGTTTGAATCGGTCCTGGACTGGCTGCGTGGCGGTTACCCGGAGGGTGTCCCGGGACCGGATCGGGTGCCGCTGCTGGCGCTGCTGCGCGACACCCCGCTGTCCGACGAGGAGATCCGGAGCGTGGTCCGCGCGATCACCGCACCGGAATCCACGGCGCTGGCCGACGGGGAGATTTCTCCGGACGAGATCGAGGCCTTCATCGCCGAGGTCGCCCATCGTGAGGTGGAGCCGTCGGAGGTGCGACGGGTTGCTGCCAAGCTGGCGGCCAGCGGCTGGCCGCTGGCGGGCACCGACGGCGGCTCGCGGTAG
- a CDS encoding NAD(P)-dependent alcohol dehydrogenase, whose translation MSKTVSAYAAPTAWGSDAPLTKTTIERRDVGPHDVAFDIKFAGICHSDIHTVAAEWGRPNFPVVPGHEIAGVVTEVGSEVTRYKVGDHVGVGCFIDSCRECENCEAGLQQYCTGDYGMHGTYNSTERDGSPTYGGYSTAIVVDENYVLRIPDSIPLDKAAPLLCAGITLYSPLRNWNAGPGKEIAVVGLGGLGHMGVKIAHAMGAHVTVLSQSLKKMEDGLRLGADEYYATSDPDTFTKLRNRFDLILNTVSANLNLGAYLRLLKVDGTLVELGMPEHAMEVPPMPLAGMRRSLSGSMIGGIPETQEMLDFCAEKGITPEIEVIEASYVNEAYQRVLASDVRYRFVIDASTI comes from the coding sequence ATGAGCAAGACCGTCTCCGCCTATGCCGCTCCCACCGCCTGGGGCAGCGACGCCCCGCTGACCAAGACCACCATCGAGCGCCGTGACGTCGGCCCGCATGACGTGGCCTTCGACATCAAGTTCGCCGGCATCTGCCACTCCGACATCCACACCGTCGCCGCCGAGTGGGGCCGGCCGAACTTCCCGGTGGTCCCGGGCCACGAGATCGCCGGGGTGGTCACCGAGGTCGGATCCGAGGTCACCAGGTACAAGGTCGGCGATCACGTCGGCGTCGGCTGTTTCATCGACTCCTGCCGCGAGTGCGAAAACTGCGAGGCCGGCCTGCAGCAGTACTGCACGGGCGACTACGGCATGCACGGCACCTACAACTCGACCGAGCGCGACGGCAGCCCCACCTATGGCGGCTACAGCACCGCGATCGTCGTCGACGAGAACTACGTCCTGCGGATCCCCGACTCCATCCCGCTGGACAAGGCCGCTCCCCTGCTCTGCGCCGGCATCACCCTGTACTCACCGCTGCGGAACTGGAATGCCGGGCCCGGCAAGGAGATTGCCGTCGTCGGCCTCGGCGGGCTCGGGCACATGGGGGTCAAGATCGCGCACGCCATGGGTGCGCACGTGACCGTGCTCAGCCAGTCGCTGAAGAAGATGGAGGACGGCCTGCGCCTGGGCGCCGACGAGTACTACGCGACCAGCGATCCGGACACCTTCACCAAGCTGCGCAACCGCTTCGACCTGATCCTCAACACCGTTTCGGCAAACCTGAACCTGGGCGCCTACCTGCGCCTGCTCAAGGTCGACGGCACCCTGGTCGAGCTGGGCATGCCCGAGCACGCCATGGAGGTCCCACCCATGCCGCTGGCCGGCATGCGCCGCAGCCTGTCCGGCTCGATGATCGGCGGCATCCCGGAGACCCAGGAGATGCTCGACTTCTGCGCCGAGAAGGGCATCACCCCGGAGATCGAGGTCATCGAGGCGTCCTACGTCAACGAGGCCTACCAGCGGGTGCTCGCCTCCGACGTGCGCTACCGGTTCGTCATCGACGCATCCACCATCTGA
- a CDS encoding YciI family protein, with product MFHVLNLTYTQPIEIVDKVRPAHIEWIEQQIAAGRMLLAGRKESATGGVLITTDLPTEEVDAMVATDPYRLADVAEYERIGFAANLRAPGL from the coding sequence GTGTTCCACGTCCTGAACCTGACCTACACCCAGCCGATCGAGATCGTCGACAAGGTCCGGCCGGCGCACATCGAATGGATCGAGCAGCAGATCGCGGCCGGCCGGATGCTGCTGGCCGGCCGGAAGGAATCGGCGACCGGGGGCGTCCTGATCACCACCGACCTGCCCACCGAGGAGGTCGACGCCATGGTCGCCACCGACCCGTACCGGCTGGCCGACGTGGCCGAGTACGAGCGGATCGGTTTCGCCGCCAACCTGCGCGCACCGGGTTTGTGA
- a CDS encoding iron-siderophore ABC transporter substrate-binding protein has protein sequence MPAVRPGVGAAAIAACAAVVVTCCSGCTRPQGETPAAGITAVTTSTTTIAGAGVLGNQRRPDESCAGEPAHPELGEGPLRVDSGTDRGEVDVPADPQRIIVLSGDQLDALCALGLQSRIVAAATPAASGGQPSYLGTAIRDLAAVGTRSDPDRTAIANYHPDLILGSSTVQSGQYADLAAIAPTVFTGAPGPDWQQTLRAVGAATGRGEAAGRLIDEFNEQAHQLGEAIDGAHFQASIVQFTPGSVRVYGRENFPQTVLAAVGVDRPVAQRFTDQPYTEINVDGGALNSADLAAADGDIVYVSFDSPEAKAAAPRILNSDAWRRLSASKDNRVFIVNNEVWQSGRGLIAARGMLDDLRWLNAPIN, from the coding sequence ATGCCAGCCGTGCGACCGGGTGTCGGCGCCGCCGCGATCGCGGCCTGCGCGGCCGTCGTCGTCACCTGTTGCAGCGGCTGCACACGACCCCAGGGCGAGACCCCGGCCGCCGGTATCACCGCCGTGACGACGAGCACCACCACGATCGCCGGTGCGGGCGTGCTGGGCAACCAGCGTCGGCCCGACGAGTCGTGCGCCGGCGAGCCCGCCCACCCCGAGCTCGGCGAGGGCCCACTGCGGGTGGATTCCGGCACCGACCGCGGCGAGGTTGACGTGCCCGCCGACCCCCAGCGCATCATCGTTCTCTCCGGCGACCAGCTCGACGCGCTGTGTGCGCTCGGGCTGCAGTCGCGCATCGTCGCGGCCGCGACGCCGGCCGCCAGCGGCGGGCAACCGTCGTACCTGGGCACCGCAATCCGCGACCTGGCCGCCGTCGGCACCCGCAGCGACCCGGACCGCACCGCCATCGCCAACTACCACCCCGACCTGATCCTGGGCTCCTCGACGGTGCAATCGGGTCAGTACGCGGACCTTGCCGCCATCGCACCGACGGTGTTCACCGGGGCTCCCGGGCCGGATTGGCAGCAGACGCTGCGGGCCGTCGGCGCGGCCACCGGACGGGGGGAAGCCGCCGGCCGGCTGATCGACGAGTTCAACGAGCAGGCGCATCAGCTCGGCGAGGCCATCGACGGGGCGCACTTCCAGGCGTCGATCGTGCAGTTCACCCCCGGTTCGGTCCGCGTCTACGGCCGGGAGAACTTCCCGCAGACCGTGCTGGCCGCCGTCGGGGTGGATCGGCCTGTCGCGCAACGGTTCACCGACCAGCCGTACACCGAGATCAACGTCGACGGCGGTGCGTTGAACAGTGCGGACCTTGCCGCCGCCGACGGTGACATCGTCTACGTGTCGTTCGACTCGCCGGAGGCCAAGGCGGCCGCACCGCGCATCCTCAACAGCGACGCGTGGCGCCGACTCTCGGCCAGCAAGGACAACCGGGTGTTCATCGTCAACAACGAGGTGTGGCAGAGCGGGCGCGGCCTGATCGCCGCCCGCGGGATGCTCGACGACCTGCGCTGGCTCAACGCACCCATCAACTGA
- the ctaD gene encoding aa3-type cytochrome oxidase subunit I yields the protein MTAEAPPLGELEASRPYPERLGPKGNLIYKMITTTDHKLIGIMYCVVCFIFFFLGGLMALLMRTELAMPGLQFLSNEQFNQLFTMHGTAMLLFYATPIVFGFANLVLPLQIGAPDVAFPRLNALSFWLFLFGAMIALAGFITPGGAADFGWTAYTPLSDAIHSPGAGADLWIFGLAVGGLGTILGGVNMITTVVCMRAPGMTMFRMPIFTWNILVTAILVLLIFPILTAALLALVADRHFGAHVYDPANGGVILWQHVFWFFGHPEVYVIALPFFGIVTEIIPVFARKPVFGYTTLIYATLSIAALSAAVWAHHMYATGAVLLPFFSFMTFLIAVPTGIKFFNWIGTMWRGQLTFETPMLFVIGFIITFLLGGLSGVLLASPPLDFHVSDTYFVVAHFHYVLFGTIVFATYAGVYFWFPKMIGRMLDERLGKLHFWLTFIGFHTTFLVQHWLGNEGMPRRYADYLASDHFTTLNVVSTIGSFILGLSVLPFAWNVFKSWRFGEVVTVDDPWGHGNSLEWATSCPPPRHNFTELPRIRSERPAFELHYPHMVERMRAEAHVGRDHTNTHTG from the coding sequence TTGACCGCCGAAGCGCCCCCGCTTGGAGAACTTGAGGCCAGCCGTCCGTACCCGGAGCGGCTCGGGCCCAAGGGCAACCTGATCTACAAGATGATCACGACGACCGATCACAAGCTGATCGGCATCATGTACTGCGTCGTCTGCTTCATCTTCTTCTTCCTCGGTGGTCTCATGGCGCTGTTGATGCGCACCGAGCTGGCGATGCCGGGACTGCAGTTTCTGTCCAATGAGCAGTTCAACCAGCTGTTCACCATGCACGGCACCGCGATGCTGCTGTTCTACGCGACCCCGATCGTCTTCGGCTTCGCGAACCTGGTGCTGCCGCTGCAGATCGGCGCGCCGGACGTGGCCTTCCCCCGGCTCAACGCGCTGTCGTTCTGGCTGTTCCTGTTCGGCGCGATGATCGCCCTGGCCGGCTTCATCACCCCCGGCGGCGCCGCCGACTTCGGCTGGACCGCATACACCCCGCTGTCGGACGCGATCCACTCGCCGGGCGCCGGTGCGGACCTGTGGATCTTCGGCCTGGCGGTCGGTGGTCTGGGCACCATCCTCGGCGGCGTCAACATGATCACCACCGTGGTCTGCATGCGCGCCCCCGGCATGACCATGTTCCGGATGCCGATCTTCACCTGGAACATCCTGGTCACCGCGATCCTGGTGCTGCTGATCTTCCCGATCCTGACCGCCGCGCTGCTGGCGCTGGTTGCCGACCGACACTTCGGCGCACACGTCTACGACCCGGCCAACGGTGGCGTCATACTCTGGCAACACGTGTTCTGGTTCTTCGGGCACCCAGAGGTGTACGTCATCGCGCTGCCGTTCTTCGGCATCGTCACCGAGATCATCCCGGTGTTCGCCCGCAAGCCGGTGTTCGGCTACACCACCCTGATCTACGCGACGCTGTCCATCGCCGCGCTGTCGGCGGCGGTGTGGGCGCACCACATGTACGCCACCGGCGCAGTGCTGCTGCCGTTCTTCAGCTTCATGACGTTCCTGATCGCGGTGCCCACCGGCATCAAGTTCTTCAACTGGATCGGGACCATGTGGCGAGGTCAGCTGACCTTCGAAACCCCGATGCTGTTCGTCATCGGCTTCATCATCACCTTCCTGCTCGGTGGTCTGTCCGGCGTGCTGCTGGCCAGCCCGCCGCTGGACTTCCACGTCTCCGACACCTACTTCGTGGTGGCGCACTTCCACTACGTGCTGTTCGGCACCATCGTGTTCGCCACCTACGCCGGTGTCTACTTCTGGTTCCCGAAGATGATCGGCCGGATGCTCGACGAGCGCCTGGGCAAGCTGCACTTCTGGCTGACCTTCATCGGCTTCCACACCACGTTCCTGGTGCAGCACTGGCTGGGCAACGAGGGCATGCCGCGTCGTTACGCCGACTACCTGGCCTCGGATCACTTCACCACGCTCAACGTCGTCTCGACGATCGGCTCGTTCATCCTGGGTCTGTCGGTGCTGCCGTTCGCCTGGAACGTCTTCAAGAGCTGGCGATTCGGCGAGGTCGTCACGGTCGACGATCCGTGGGGCCACGGCAACTCCCTGGAGTGGGCCACCAGCTGCCCGCCGCCGCGGCACAACTTCACCGAGCTGCCGCGGATCCGCTCCGAGCGCCCCGCGTTCGAGCTGCACTACCCGCACATGGTCGAGCGGATGCGTGCCGAGGCGCACGTGGGCCGCGACCACACCAACACCCACACCGGCTAG
- the serB gene encoding phosphoserine phosphatase SerB, translated as MTAPDTSVLITVTGVDRPGVTSALFGVLSRHDAELLNVEQVVINGQLTLGVLVADPGPTGAGSPFRNDVEAAVHGVGLNVTVERSDGIPVIREPSTHSIVVLGRPITATAFGVVAQEVAALGVNIDTIRGVSDYPVTGLELRVSVPADTAGALRSMLARVSVAQGVDIAVEDYGLSRRAKRLVVFDVDSTLIQGEVIEMLAARAGAEEKVAAITEAAMRGELDFAESLRERVSTLAGLPVEVLDEVADEIQLTPGARTTIRTLRRLGYHCGVVSGGFREIIDPLAHELNLDFVAANVLEVADGTLTGRVVGEIVDRPGKARALRNFAAEAGVPMEQTVAVGDGANDIDMLSAAGLGVAFNAKPALREVADASLSHPYLDSVLFLLGVTRAEIEAADAKDGLEPNRVELPPV; from the coding sequence ATGACGGCACCGGACACCTCGGTGCTGATCACCGTCACCGGCGTGGACCGTCCCGGTGTGACGTCGGCGCTGTTCGGCGTGCTGTCCCGGCATGACGCCGAGCTGCTCAACGTCGAACAGGTCGTCATCAACGGTCAGTTGACCCTGGGTGTGCTGGTCGCCGACCCCGGCCCGACGGGCGCCGGGTCGCCGTTCCGCAACGACGTCGAGGCGGCCGTGCACGGCGTCGGCCTCAACGTCACCGTGGAGCGCAGCGACGGCATCCCGGTGATCCGCGAGCCGTCGACCCACTCCATCGTGGTGCTCGGCAGGCCGATCACCGCCACCGCTTTCGGTGTGGTGGCCCAGGAAGTGGCCGCGCTCGGGGTCAACATCGACACCATTCGCGGTGTTTCCGACTATCCGGTCACCGGCCTGGAGCTGCGGGTATCGGTGCCGGCGGACACCGCCGGGGCGCTGCGCAGCATGCTGGCCCGGGTTTCGGTGGCCCAGGGTGTCGACATCGCGGTCGAGGACTACGGGCTGTCGCGCCGCGCCAAGCGCCTGGTGGTGTTCGACGTCGACTCCACCCTGATTCAGGGTGAGGTCATCGAGATGCTGGCCGCGCGCGCCGGGGCCGAGGAGAAGGTCGCGGCGATCACCGAGGCGGCGATGCGCGGTGAGCTCGACTTCGCCGAGTCGCTGCGAGAGCGGGTGTCCACCCTGGCCGGGCTGCCGGTCGAGGTGCTCGACGAGGTCGCCGACGAGATCCAGTTGACCCCCGGTGCCCGCACCACCATCCGTACGCTGCGCCGGCTGGGCTACCACTGCGGCGTCGTGTCCGGCGGGTTCCGGGAGATCATCGACCCGCTGGCGCACGAGCTGAACCTGGACTTCGTCGCCGCCAATGTGTTGGAAGTGGCCGACGGCACACTGACCGGCCGGGTGGTGGGGGAGATCGTCGACCGCCCCGGAAAGGCCAGGGCGCTGCGGAACTTCGCCGCCGAGGCGGGGGTGCCGATGGAGCAGACGGTTGCCGTCGGCGACGGCGCCAACGACATCGACATGCTCTCGGCGGCCGGCCTGGGGGTGGCGTTCAACGCCAAACCCGCGCTGCGCGAGGTCGCCGACGCGTCGTTGAGCCACCCGTACCTGGACAGTGTGCTGTTCCTGCTCGGGGTCACCCGGGCGGAGATCGAGGCCGCCGACGCAAAAGACGGTCTGGAACCCAACAGAGTGGAGCTGCCGCCGGTCTAG
- a CDS encoding ABC transporter ATP-binding protein — translation MRLVPESGLAAPADDAPTDPDLLIDFRNITLRRGGRDLVGPVSWQVELDERWVVLGPNGAGKTSLLRIAAAMEHPSAGVAYVIGERLGRTDTAELRYRVGLSSSALAQRVPDDEQVRDLVVSAGYAVLGRWRESYDELDYHRAVDMLESVGAEHLAERRYGTLSEGERKRVLIARALMADPELLLLDEPAAGLDLGGREELVARLADLAADPDAPAMVLVTHHVEEIPPGFTHALLLAEGQVVASGFLDEVLTSENLSSAFGQSIGLDVIDGRYFARRVRSRAAHRRRV, via the coding sequence ATGAGGCTCGTGCCCGAATCCGGTCTCGCAGCCCCCGCCGACGATGCGCCCACGGACCCCGATCTGCTGATCGATTTCCGCAACATCACGCTGCGCCGGGGCGGGCGGGACCTCGTCGGCCCGGTGAGCTGGCAGGTCGAGCTCGACGAGCGCTGGGTGGTGCTGGGACCCAACGGTGCCGGCAAGACGTCGCTGCTGCGGATCGCCGCCGCGATGGAGCACCCGTCCGCCGGAGTTGCCTACGTGATCGGTGAACGGCTCGGCCGCACCGACACCGCGGAACTGCGCTACCGCGTCGGTTTGTCGAGTTCCGCTCTGGCCCAACGGGTTCCCGACGACGAGCAGGTCCGCGACCTGGTGGTCTCGGCCGGTTACGCGGTGCTGGGCCGGTGGCGGGAGTCTTACGACGAGCTCGACTACCACCGCGCCGTGGACATGCTGGAAAGTGTGGGCGCCGAGCACCTGGCCGAGCGCCGGTACGGCACCCTCTCGGAGGGCGAGCGCAAGCGGGTGTTGATCGCCCGGGCGCTGATGGCCGACCCGGAGCTGCTGCTGCTCGACGAGCCCGCCGCCGGCCTCGACCTCGGTGGCCGCGAGGAACTGGTGGCCCGCCTGGCCGACCTGGCCGCCGACCCCGATGCGCCGGCGATGGTGCTGGTCACCCACCACGTCGAGGAGATCCCGCCCGGGTTCACCCACGCGTTGCTGCTGGCGGAGGGGCAGGTGGTGGCGAGCGGCTTCCTCGACGAGGTACTGACCTCGGAGAACCTGTCGAGCGCGTTCGGGCAGTCCATCGGGCTCGATGTCATCGACGGCCGCTACTTCGCGCGCCGGGTCCGCAGCCGTGCCGCGCACCGCCGGCGGGTGTGA